The DNA region CTTAGGTACTGAAGACCGGAATGAGCCCATAAGTGTTACGATGGTTAGAACTGTTGTAACTCCCAAGGCTACACGAGCTGGAACTGCGTCCTGTGCGATCCAAAAACTTAGCCAGGAGAGGAGAACTATCAGAACTGTCGGTGCATATATCTGGATGAAGGCGTATCCAAGACGGCGCTTAAAGGTGAATTCTGCCCACAGGTGCGTATAGTCTGAATCTTgtcgaaacaaaaagaaaaaatgtttttttaatcatttctgtGTACTCATAAAGCTGCATTTtacaagaaattaatttttataagcAGCAAGGCGACCACTAGTTCCTGACTATTGAACAAACGATCGAGCGACCTAACAAATGCTCCGTCAGGTTAGTGCCCACAGCTACgcttgcaaaaaaaatcaaaaagacTATTGCCATGTGAATTGTATTCTCTTCATTGTTAACATGTTTTTCCTCATCAACTTCTTTGCATAACTTGACGAACAAACTGAGTGCGAATACTTACTTGAACCGCGAGTCCCATAAAGTACTATCGCCCTTCTGGTCTTGATGTCTCTCAAAGTAAACTCGTTCATTTCATCTTCAAGAATGACGATACCTTTCTTATCTTTGTCTTTCCAAAAATAGTCGACTTGTTCAATCGGATAAGCATCTAAAGGGCACATACGGCTGTTAGACTGCGAACTGTGTCCTTAAGTGTTACCACAAACATATAATAAAAAGGTGCGAATTGGCGATAAGATGTCGATATCAGATTTAAATCTATTCGTCATGAATTTGAGTGAATGTAGCCTGGACTTTTCACTGATTAGAAAATTTGGCCTAATATGTCAAcaaaatatacatttaaatcTCCTGGAAGAACttgtttaatgaaaaaaaagtttactcaACAGCTTAAAAGTGTCAGGTTGCAAGACTGTTTGTCCAGTGGGTAGTCCCTCAGATCCAACTGGCAGTTTGCTGTCATGGTTATCCTGcaagaaatttataaattcaGTGACTATATAAGTTTtctcgtttttttatttttgagtgTCATTGTTTTGTTAAGATGACAAGTCATTTACCTACTTTGGGTATATCTTCTACATTTAGTTGTAAGAGCGGGATAATATTCTTGACTTTGtagtttattttcataattggCAAGTTTTCACTCTGCAATTTCTCAACATAATAGTCTAGGAAAGCTTCCCTCTCTATTTGAGTTGCGCATTATAGTGTCTCGAGTTTTAGGTTTGGCGTCTAAGGGTCATAATGTATACGCAcatatagaaaattatttttcgatTTGTCTTTGAGTAACTGGTGTTCGTTACCTTGAACTCCAAGTGACCTGACCGTCAGTCCTAATTTTTACTCTGCTGTTATCAGCTGGTACGTTGTGAAAATTGGCTGTCTTGATATTGAGAAAAAAGGTATCCGGCAGCCAGATAAGATTTCTGTAAGATCCGGTCAAGAAAATTGGCTCTTCAAGGGTGTGGTTCAAGCGCGGGTCTCGCCAGTACTGACGAAAGAACACGTCAACGGAGAAATCCTGCAGTACAAACATAAAGGGTTTCTCTGACTTCAAAACGATCAaccgtttttttgttttgttttgtttttgtttgtttggttttttttttttttttcattcaacataggtaaactttatttttcGCTCAAAAAAGGCGACTATTGCACCAAATATGCTGCgaacttttaaaatttcagattCCTAGAAAAACGGCATGTTCTAACATACGATAAGTAAAGTACAAAATCTCCCGCAGGATGGGACGGTGGTCTATTTCTTGCTACAGTCAATGAAAATGGTCGGGTAAAAACTTTGCGCCTAAGGCGggtgattttgaaaatttattttagctCCTGATCCGTTACTTACCATATCAATTTCCCTCACTTTTCCGAAATGTACCACGGACATGTCTATCGTAATATTCAGTTGTGGTCCTatgttgaggaaaaaaatattcgcTTATCCTGCGAAGAATATGATACTTCAAaaactgaacattttttttaatgaaaagaaagaacattTGATGGTATAGTCTGATTTTCAGGGTAAGTCGTGAGAAGGCCTGTTATCGGTAATAGTCACTGAATTAACGACGACCCGAAGCCGAGTTGTTGTGACTCGAGTGTACTGAGTCCGATTACGCCGTTCGTGTTAACTGATTTGTGAGTTTACTCGTAATTTTTGATCGGTCACGAGACTCACGTGGGTCAGTCGTGATTGACTAGTTTCGATCCGTCGGTATTGTTACGTTGTTCTGTTCAGGGGAATCTgaaaaccagctttccagacTTAGTCGCTGAAAACAAATAGTGCTATAGGTTAGGCATTACGCATGGTTCCAGTCAATAGCGTAGTTCGTAAGTCGATGATGTTCGGCATTTGATTGTTGAAATCCCTTTTCTCGTCGCTCAGtcgtgttcagtcagtcttgCTGTGAAGTTTTTAGTCTTTCCGATGTAGGAGGCTTGACCGTTGGTGTACTTAATCTTAAAAAACCGCGCcctatttgtttttaagttcttCTATGTCTTTGACGTGTCTCGGTAACTGACGTGGTGTAGTGATAGGATTTTAAAAACCCATACATACACATAGAGGAAGGGAAGGCAGATATGAGGTGTGTTTCATTGCTAAGATTAAGCAAAATGTTCATCTAGAACTAATTTAGAGAGTATATTCAGTGATACTGAGCGTCATAAAATAAGTAGAAACGATTGCAAATTCTCTAAAGATAGAGATCCATTACCTTTGTGAAAAGGCCTCAGCCGTTTATCATAGTGATCCTCGtgaaataatttcttcataGTCTCTGTAGTGCTCTTGTAGCTTCAATGAAAAAacgaaaccgaaaaaaaaaaaaaaaagaattttaaagtgATCTGGAATAAATGAAACATATGCATACTTTTATTTTCCCTAggtataaaaatataaataaggaTAACGAAAATTGTTTCAAGATGTATTTTTATGCAAACGATGCTTTTGTTTCACGGCATGTATTTTAGATAACTCATAATTATCGAAAGGTCTCAAGGAAATTTCATTGTTGGAGGAGagtattaattatattttataagTAGATTAAAACAATTCTCCCCATGCAACTGCATTCACGACACATATCACACAACGAGacacacgcacacgcacgcGAAATTGGTTCCTTTTACAGAAGCTAAGCGAAAAGCTCACTGGGAGGCTCGTCCTTCAGCCAAAATCTGTGCCGGGTTAAGCTGATTGAACGTTGCTTTTTGTGGGGAGTAggatatattttttgttttacaaaatcGCTGGTAAGTTGACTTTCTTTCGAGCTTTCGTTTCTTAACTGAAATGGAGGTGCATCATCATGAACTTAGCACTTAAGCCATGAATCGGAACATTCTCAACACAGTTGTTGAACTTCTCTACGCATCGAAACAGTTATCTcgactttatttgaaacttttgcACTGAAAATTTTGGCTCAATGTGAAAAACACAAGGAGTTCGCGACGTCTCTAATAAGTTTAGCGCAGTTTTTACATCCGCTCTTCTCCTAACATGTTTAAACTCTacattaaatattaatttgaaattccTTTCACTTTCTTATCTCAATGCAACCACATGTTTGAATACATTTTCA from Pocillopora verrucosa isolate sample1 chromosome 1, ASM3666991v2, whole genome shotgun sequence includes:
- the LOC131796684 gene encoding glycine receptor subunit alpha-2 isoform X1, with translation MHRTFLCIYFMAWYFKLYIAASPSPDSYKSTTETMKKLFHEDHYDKRLRPFHKGPQLNITIDMSVVHFGKVREIDMDFSVDVFFRQYWRDPRLNHTLEEPIFLTGSYRNLIWLPDTFFLNIKTANFHNVPADNSRVKIRTDGQVTWSSRITMTANCQLDLRDYPLDKQSCNLTLLSYAYPIEQVDYFWKDKDKKGIVILEDEMNEFTLRDIKTRRAIVLYGTRGSNSDYTHLWAEFTFKRRLGYAFIQIYAPTVLIVLLSWLSFWIAQDAVPARVALGVTTVLTIVTLMGSFRSSVPKVSYIKAIDVYFIISFFFVFGAVGEYVIVRLHTERKLKGPQKDNSLDMEMIPLKQDNGETSPRRCEKDDNSDNEKDFERSQSGSIGALGKTRELVKFAFLESDASIIDRVSRILFPVAYLVFNVFYWCFYSVISFEGEKE
- the LOC131796684 gene encoding glycine receptor subunit alpha-2 isoform X2, which translates into the protein MKKLFHEDHYDKRLRPFHKGPQLNITIDMSVVHFGKVREIDMDFSVDVFFRQYWRDPRLNHTLEEPIFLTGSYRNLIWLPDTFFLNIKTANFHNVPADNSRVKIRTDGQVTWSSRITMTANCQLDLRDYPLDKQSCNLTLLSYAYPIEQVDYFWKDKDKKGIVILEDEMNEFTLRDIKTRRAIVLYGTRGSNSDYTHLWAEFTFKRRLGYAFIQIYAPTVLIVLLSWLSFWIAQDAVPARVALGVTTVLTIVTLMGSFRSSVPKVSYIKAIDVYFIISFFFVFGAVGEYVIVRLHTERKLKGPQKDNSLDMEMIPLKQDNGETSPRRCEKDDNSDNEKDFERSQSGSIGALGKTRELVKFAFLESDASIIDRVSRILFPVAYLVFNVFYWCFYSVISFEGEKE